Proteins encoded by one window of Thermococcus sp. Bubb.Bath:
- a CDS encoding FAD-dependent oxidoreductase — MRIVIIGNGPGGVELAKELSKEHQVTIIEREEVLFYSKPMLSHYIAGLIENEKLFTYPLDWYERNEIELKLGEEAKLIDRARKVLVTDKGEYPYDILVIATGARAREPTMEGGKHLLTLRSIEDAEGIKALLEEHGEALIVGGGFIGLELAGNLAKAGYGVKLIHRRETFLGLDEELSKLIREKLEETGVEFHLNVELPKADENGVHTSRDYVEGKVKICAIGIVPNVEIVRRSGIHTGRGILIDDHFRTSAGGRLRHRRLCRIQRDYLRYGEGGRWPRKGSRKHSQGERGPLPIRTPLLPLQVWQPADCNHRKDKGRG; from the coding sequence ATGAGAATCGTTATCATCGGAAACGGCCCCGGAGGGGTTGAACTCGCCAAGGAGCTGTCTAAAGAGCATCAGGTAACCATTATCGAGAGGGAAGAGGTTCTATTCTACTCAAAGCCAATGCTGAGCCACTACATAGCGGGTCTGATTGAGAATGAAAAGCTCTTCACTTACCCCCTCGATTGGTACGAGCGGAATGAGATAGAGCTGAAGCTTGGCGAAGAGGCTAAACTGATAGACAGGGCGAGAAAGGTTCTCGTCACAGACAAGGGCGAATATCCGTATGATATCCTCGTTATAGCCACAGGGGCGAGAGCGAGGGAGCCGACGATGGAGGGTGGGAAACACCTACTAACACTCCGGAGCATTGAAGATGCAGAGGGGATAAAGGCCCTGCTTGAGGAGCACGGAGAAGCCTTAATTGTTGGAGGCGGATTCATCGGCCTTGAACTGGCCGGAAACCTCGCAAAGGCAGGCTACGGCGTCAAGCTAATACACAGGCGGGAGACCTTTCTTGGCCTCGACGAAGAGCTCAGCAAGCTGATAAGGGAAAAGCTTGAGGAAACCGGCGTTGAGTTCCACCTCAACGTCGAACTCCCAAAAGCCGATGAGAACGGTGTTCACACGAGCAGGGACTACGTTGAGGGGAAAGTAAAGATTTGTGCCATTGGAATAGTCCCAAACGTCGAGATAGTTAGGAGGAGTGGCATACACACAGGGAGAGGGATTCTAATAGATGACCATTTTAGGACATCCGCGGGGGGGCGTCTACGCCATCGGAGACTGTGCCGAATACAGCGGGATTATCTGCGGTACGGCGAAGGGGGCCGCTGGCCACGCAAGGGTTCTCGCAAACATTCTCAGGGGGAAAGAGGACCGCTACCCATTCGAACTCCGCTCCTCCCCCTTCAAGTTTGGCAACCTGCCGATTGCAATCATCGGAAAGACAAAGGGAGAGGGTGA
- a CDS encoding peroxiredoxin: MVVIGEKFPEVEVNTTFGKIKLPEHFTKEGKWFVLFSHPADFTPVCTTEFYAMQKRAEEFRKLGVEPIGLSVDQVFSHLKWAEWIKETLGEEITFPIIADDRGDLAEALGMIPSGSTQTARAVFVVDDKGTIRAIVYYPAEVGRDWDEVLRLVKALKTSDEKGVALPHKWPNNELIGDRGIVSPAGTVDQIKEREEAKARGEIECYDWWFCHKKI; encoded by the coding sequence ATGGTCGTCATAGGAGAAAAGTTCCCGGAAGTTGAGGTCAACACGACCTTTGGAAAGATAAAGCTACCGGAGCATTTCACGAAGGAGGGCAAGTGGTTCGTTCTCTTCAGCCACCCGGCCGACTTCACCCCGGTGTGCACCACCGAGTTCTACGCTATGCAGAAGCGCGCCGAGGAGTTCAGAAAGCTCGGCGTCGAGCCCATCGGACTCAGCGTTGACCAGGTGTTCAGCCACCTCAAGTGGGCTGAGTGGATAAAGGAGACCCTCGGTGAGGAGATAACCTTCCCGATTATCGCCGACGACCGCGGAGACCTCGCTGAAGCCCTCGGCATGATACCGAGCGGCTCAACCCAGACCGCGAGGGCAGTCTTTGTCGTTGACGACAAGGGCACCATAAGGGCCATTGTCTACTACCCGGCCGAGGTCGGCAGGGACTGGGATGAGGTTCTCAGGCTCGTTAAGGCCCTCAAGACCAGCGACGAGAAGGGAGTTGCCCTTCCGCACAAGTGGCCGAACAACGAGCTCATCGGCGACCGCGGCATAGTCTCGCCGGCCGGAACCGTCGACCAGATCAAGGAGCGCGAGGAAGCCAAGGCCCGCGGAGAAATCGAGTGCTACGACTGGTGGTTCTGCCACAAGAAGATTTGA
- a CDS encoding 2-oxoacid:acceptor oxidoreductase subunit alpha yields the protein MSEFREDVSIVLGGAAGQGVQTVEAILTYALKKSGYHVYANKEYMSRVRGGINTTEIRVSSRRVRAFVKRIDILVPFKKGTLSWVKDRLGENTVVLGEKENVEEDFLDKVNLVEVPLTKMAMEVGSQLYLNTTAAGLIVGLFHGDFEAVKEYIRKRFGSKGENVVEKNIEAARNGYDLGVKLCEDGTIGIEVQKDEKVREEVLLTGTEAVGIGAFAGGMNFLSFYPMSPSTGVSTFAAQHAEDFEIVVEQVGDEISAINMALGAWYAGARAMVSTSGGGFALMSEALSLAGMAENPVVVHLAQRPGPATGLPTRTMQGDLNLVLYAGHGDFPRIILAPGSLEEAFYLTSEAFNLADKYQVPVIILTDQYFVDTYYNLPAPDVEKVKFERHIVEAEPGYRRYELTEDGISPRAVPGYGEEVVVANGNEHDEWGDITEDAELTIKMQEKRAIKKLETIKKNAHLPKLIGKENAKYLAIAWGSTLHVVEEALEKLGREDVALLHFSWVYPLNPEVKEFFEGKVLIDVESNITGQFAELLKKELGIEVHHKILKYDGRPFSVEEVLEGLKGVVE from the coding sequence GTGAGTGAATTCAGGGAAGATGTTTCCATAGTCCTCGGTGGAGCCGCCGGGCAGGGCGTTCAGACGGTGGAGGCAATACTCACCTACGCCCTCAAGAAGTCCGGCTACCACGTCTACGCTAACAAGGAGTACATGTCCCGCGTCAGGGGCGGAATAAACACCACGGAGATACGCGTTTCTTCGAGGCGCGTCAGAGCCTTCGTGAAGAGGATAGACATCCTCGTGCCCTTTAAGAAGGGCACCTTAAGCTGGGTCAAAGACAGGCTCGGCGAGAACACTGTCGTCCTCGGGGAGAAGGAAAACGTCGAGGAGGACTTTTTGGACAAAGTAAACCTCGTTGAAGTCCCGCTCACCAAGATGGCCATGGAAGTCGGGAGCCAGCTCTACCTCAACACGACGGCCGCTGGTCTTATAGTCGGCCTCTTCCACGGCGACTTTGAGGCCGTTAAAGAGTACATAAGGAAGCGCTTTGGAAGTAAGGGAGAGAACGTTGTGGAGAAGAACATCGAAGCGGCAAGAAATGGCTACGACCTCGGCGTCAAGCTCTGCGAGGATGGAACGATAGGGATTGAAGTCCAAAAGGACGAAAAAGTCAGGGAGGAGGTTCTTCTAACCGGCACGGAAGCGGTGGGAATAGGCGCCTTCGCTGGAGGTATGAACTTTCTGAGCTTCTATCCCATGAGCCCATCAACGGGAGTCTCGACATTCGCGGCACAGCACGCGGAGGACTTCGAGATAGTCGTCGAGCAGGTCGGGGACGAGATTTCTGCTATAAATATGGCGCTTGGGGCATGGTACGCTGGGGCTAGGGCGATGGTGAGCACATCAGGAGGAGGATTCGCCCTCATGAGCGAGGCGCTGAGTCTGGCGGGAATGGCCGAGAACCCCGTGGTAGTTCACCTCGCCCAGAGACCGGGACCGGCCACTGGTTTGCCGACGAGGACGATGCAGGGTGACCTAAACCTTGTGCTCTACGCGGGCCACGGCGACTTCCCAAGGATAATCCTCGCACCCGGAAGCCTTGAGGAGGCGTTCTACCTTACTTCAGAGGCCTTCAACTTAGCCGACAAATATCAGGTTCCCGTGATAATCCTCACTGATCAATACTTCGTTGATACCTACTACAACCTTCCGGCTCCGGATGTGGAGAAGGTCAAGTTCGAGCGCCATATCGTAGAAGCGGAGCCCGGCTATCGGAGATACGAGCTCACCGAGGACGGAATCTCCCCAAGGGCAGTCCCTGGCTACGGCGAAGAGGTTGTGGTAGCGAACGGAAACGAGCACGACGAGTGGGGAGACATAACCGAGGACGCCGAACTCACGATAAAGATGCAGGAGAAGAGGGCTATCAAGAAGCTCGAGACTATAAAGAAGAACGCGCATCTGCCGAAGCTTATCGGCAAGGAGAATGCAAAATACCTCGCCATAGCCTGGGGTTCAACGCTTCACGTCGTTGAGGAGGCCCTTGAAAAGCTCGGAAGGGAGGACGTTGCTCTGCTCCACTTCAGCTGGGTCTATCCGCTCAACCCAGAGGTAAAGGAGTTCTTCGAGGGCAAGGTTCTCATCGATGTGGAGAGCAATATCACCGGCCAGTTCGCGGAGCTGCTAAAGAAAGAGCTTGGCATAGAGGTGCATCATAAGATTCTGAAGTACGACGGGAGGCCGTTCTCGGTTGAAGAGGTTCTTGAGGGCCTCAAGGGGGTGGTAGAATGA
- a CDS encoding MFS transporter, producing MLSGYGRDAKILIAANAVGQLFLQFSIFIMPFYLRALGYGMDSMGLFFSVQTLTGGLFFLLAGQLSLMLGYRKTLLIGAVLGLLGRLFQVLALTHYLLLTGFLLVGVNMGIRQPNFSALLSEEVEGKLRHHAFSISFGLGTIFNAVGVLIAGFAPDFLTETFGLTPEIAYRLVISLALLQFAIVIPALLVIRDVPVKNPRINWNRELVIKILKFSLPSALIGLGAGITIPYMSLYFNLRFGQTLAAISGVFFFQQLVMGLGSFGLPKLVEKIGPVNVITSFQLVAALLFATFPLIDVFLIAAFLYIVRSILMNIVWPINDSFMMGFFTTEEKATAAGIRRAFSTFMRGAGNYIGGVLFSVSLSYPFYTTATLYVVATLIFYGFFARYNKA from the coding sequence ATGCTCAGCGGTTACGGAAGGGACGCGAAGATACTTATAGCGGCCAATGCAGTGGGTCAGCTCTTCCTTCAGTTCTCGATATTCATAATGCCCTTTTACCTCCGCGCCCTCGGCTACGGTATGGACTCCATGGGGCTGTTCTTCTCGGTTCAGACCCTCACCGGCGGGCTCTTCTTCCTGCTTGCCGGCCAGCTCTCGCTCATGCTCGGTTACAGAAAGACCCTCCTTATTGGGGCGGTTCTCGGCCTCTTGGGCAGGCTCTTCCAGGTTCTGGCCCTCACCCACTACCTCCTTCTGACAGGGTTTCTTCTCGTTGGGGTGAACATGGGAATACGACAGCCGAACTTCTCGGCACTGCTGAGCGAAGAGGTTGAGGGAAAGCTGAGGCACCACGCATTCTCGATCAGCTTCGGCCTCGGGACGATATTCAACGCGGTGGGAGTCCTGATTGCGGGCTTCGCTCCGGACTTTCTGACCGAAACCTTCGGGCTTACCCCCGAAATAGCCTACCGTCTGGTTATCTCGCTCGCACTCCTCCAGTTCGCCATTGTAATTCCGGCACTGCTCGTTATTCGGGACGTGCCAGTGAAGAACCCGAGGATAAACTGGAACAGAGAGCTTGTAATAAAGATCCTAAAGTTCTCCCTGCCAAGCGCCCTCATCGGACTTGGCGCAGGTATAACAATCCCATACATGAGCCTCTACTTCAACCTCCGTTTTGGCCAGACCTTAGCGGCCATAAGCGGCGTCTTCTTCTTCCAGCAGCTGGTTATGGGTCTCGGCTCCTTTGGCCTTCCAAAACTGGTGGAGAAAATCGGCCCTGTGAACGTCATTACTTCCTTCCAGCTCGTTGCAGCCCTGCTCTTCGCAACCTTCCCGCTAATTGACGTCTTCCTCATAGCGGCCTTCCTCTACATCGTCCGCTCCATTCTAATGAACATCGTCTGGCCGATAAACGACTCCTTCATGATGGGCTTCTTCACCACGGAGGAGAAAGCTACCGCCGCTGGGATAAGGAGGGCCTTCTCGACCTTCATGCGCGGCGCTGGAAACTACATCGGCGGAGTTCTCTTCTCAGTCTCGCTCAGCTACCCGTTCTACACGACTGCCACTCTTTACGTAGTGGCAACGCTGATATTCTACGGCTTCTTTGCAAGGTACAACAAGGCCTGA
- a CDS encoding thiamine pyrophosphate-dependent enzyme encodes MNVQLPTGRELFEPKRPGSAEIAWCPGCGNFGIRNILISTLAELGLKPSEVAIVSGIGQAAKMPHYINANGYHTLHGRSIPIATGVKASNPELTVIAEGGDGDMYAEGGNHLLHAIRRNPDITVLIHDNQVYGLTKGQASPTTMKGMKTPTQPWGVFEEPFNPVALGVALDASFVARTFMGYFKESVEIIKKAIRHKGLAIVDILHPCVSFNKVNTYAWYKEHTYWMDDHDPHDREAAFRRALESDPLPLGIFYIHEKPSFEEQVPAYKRDKTPLWKREPKPELVKKFFEEKKL; translated from the coding sequence ATGAACGTTCAGCTTCCCACTGGAAGAGAGCTCTTCGAGCCAAAGAGGCCAGGAAGTGCTGAAATAGCGTGGTGCCCTGGGTGTGGAAACTTCGGCATAAGGAACATACTAATCTCCACTCTGGCTGAACTTGGGCTGAAGCCGAGCGAAGTGGCCATCGTCAGCGGTATCGGTCAGGCCGCAAAGATGCCGCACTACATCAACGCCAACGGCTACCACACTCTCCACGGGCGCTCGATACCGATAGCGACGGGGGTTAAGGCCTCCAACCCCGAGCTTACTGTGATAGCGGAGGGCGGAGACGGCGACATGTATGCAGAGGGTGGAAACCACCTGCTCCACGCAATAAGGAGGAATCCTGACATAACCGTCCTCATCCACGACAACCAGGTCTATGGATTGACGAAAGGACAGGCCTCGCCGACGACGATGAAAGGCATGAAGACCCCGACCCAGCCGTGGGGAGTTTTTGAAGAGCCCTTCAACCCTGTTGCCCTCGGAGTTGCCCTGGACGCTTCCTTCGTCGCGAGGACATTCATGGGCTACTTCAAGGAGAGCGTGGAGATAATCAAGAAGGCCATCAGGCACAAGGGCCTGGCCATAGTGGACATCCTCCATCCCTGTGTGAGCTTCAACAAGGTGAACACATACGCGTGGTATAAGGAGCACACCTACTGGATGGACGACCACGACCCCCACGACAGGGAGGCCGCCTTCAGGAGGGCCTTGGAGAGTGACCCGCTCCCGCTCGGAATATTCTACATCCACGAGAAGCCCAGTTTCGAAGAGCAGGTTCCGGCTTACAAGCGGGACAAAACGCCGCTCTGGAAGCGCGAGCCGAAGCCCGAGCTGGTGAAGAAGTTCTTCGAGGAGAAAAAGCTCTGA
- the msrA gene encoding peptide-methionine (S)-S-oxide reductase MsrA: MKRYQNKTSIGIFAGGCFWCMEEAFERLPGVIEAISGYTGGWMENPAYELVSTGETGHREAVKVIYDPTKISYERLLEVFWRNIDPTDPGGQFADRGEQYKTAIFYLDEEQRELAEESKRRLELSGIFDGQIVTEILPAKEFYPAEEYHQGYYFRFETNYKHYKLYSGRLGFIKSVWEKNKYFRLFPERERYWLGYVKPSGAELRLLLTPLQYRVTQLGDTEEPFHNEYWDNHDDGIYVDVVSGEPLFSSLDKYDSSTGWPSFTKPLEEWAVIEAEDCEGFLCGREVRSRFADSHLGHVFDEPTPTGRRYCINSAALRFIQRKELGRYGYIAYEDIFR, from the coding sequence ATGAAACGGTATCAAAACAAAACATCCATAGGGATCTTTGCAGGCGGCTGCTTCTGGTGCATGGAGGAAGCCTTTGAGAGACTTCCCGGAGTGATTGAAGCAATATCTGGCTACACCGGGGGCTGGATGGAGAATCCTGCCTACGAACTCGTCTCAACGGGTGAGACCGGCCACAGGGAAGCGGTTAAGGTAATCTACGATCCGACCAAAATCTCCTACGAGCGTCTCTTGGAGGTCTTCTGGAGGAACATAGACCCAACAGATCCGGGCGGCCAGTTCGCCGACAGAGGCGAGCAGTACAAGACTGCCATCTTCTACCTGGACGAAGAACAGAGGGAACTCGCGGAGGAATCGAAGAGGAGGCTTGAGCTTTCGGGAATATTCGATGGGCAGATAGTAACCGAAATACTGCCCGCGAAGGAGTTCTACCCAGCCGAGGAGTACCATCAGGGCTACTACTTCCGCTTCGAGACGAACTACAAGCACTACAAGCTCTACTCCGGAAGGCTCGGATTCATAAAGTCAGTGTGGGAGAAGAACAAATACTTCCGTCTCTTCCCTGAGAGGGAGCGCTACTGGTTAGGTTACGTTAAGCCGAGCGGTGCAGAGCTTAGACTCCTGCTAACTCCTCTCCAGTACAGGGTCACACAGCTTGGGGACACGGAAGAGCCTTTCCACAACGAGTACTGGGACAACCACGATGATGGAATATACGTCGATGTGGTCTCGGGCGAGCCGCTCTTCAGTTCCCTCGACAAGTACGACTCCAGCACCGGCTGGCCGAGCTTCACGAAGCCTCTGGAAGAGTGGGCCGTTATTGAGGCCGAAGACTGCGAGGGCTTCCTCTGCGGTCGGGAAGTCAGAAGCCGCTTCGCAGATTCCCACCTTGGACACGTCTTCGACGAGCCCACACCAACGGGAAGGAGATACTGCATAAACTCCGCGGCACTCCGCTTTATTCAGAGGAAGGAGCTTGGGAGGTACGGCTACATAGCCTACGAGGATATTTTCAGGTAG
- a CDS encoding FprA family A-type flavoprotein has protein sequence MPGVRVEKLCTDPELYIIRVDDDRIRSFEAAWEIPEGITYNAYLMKLKDAVVLFDGSKEEYTDLFMEGLKKLVDPEGITHIIVHHTEPDHSGALPKVLEENGYRAQIIGTQFAKNLLQGFYGDKVVENFRVVKDGEELKIGEKTFRFIAVPWLHWPDTMITYVVEDRLIFSCDAGGGYSIPETIDDSDEEVVKKYLPHVTKYIVTVIGHYHKYIVQNIKKLKELGIVEEAKMILPGHGLAWCKNPKRIFEYYEAVGAGVPEKDKVLVIYDSMYGFVERRMEIVLDELRKHGKKPVVYCFTDKEAPAVSDILGEVPDSEAIVIGASTYEAEIHPRIRYTLYEIVDKANYEKPALIVGAFGWGGVAGRKIETLITRSKFDHVATVESKGYPTEEDEKKLREAVRKLVQWGS, from the coding sequence ATGCCCGGAGTTCGAGTTGAGAAGCTCTGCACCGACCCGGAGCTGTACATCATCAGGGTTGACGACGACAGAATAAGATCCTTCGAGGCCGCGTGGGAGATTCCTGAGGGGATAACCTACAACGCATACCTCATGAAGCTGAAGGACGCGGTGGTTCTCTTCGATGGAAGCAAGGAGGAGTACACAGACCTTTTCATGGAGGGTCTGAAGAAACTTGTCGACCCGGAGGGGATAACCCACATAATCGTGCACCATACTGAGCCAGACCACAGCGGCGCCCTGCCGAAGGTTCTGGAGGAGAACGGTTACAGAGCTCAGATAATAGGCACGCAGTTCGCGAAGAACCTCCTCCAGGGGTTCTACGGCGATAAAGTCGTCGAGAACTTCAGGGTCGTCAAAGACGGAGAAGAGCTCAAGATAGGTGAAAAGACCTTCCGCTTCATAGCCGTCCCCTGGCTCCACTGGCCGGATACGATGATAACCTACGTGGTGGAGGACAGGCTGATATTCTCCTGCGATGCCGGCGGCGGCTATTCCATTCCTGAGACCATCGACGACAGTGATGAGGAGGTCGTAAAGAAGTACCTTCCGCACGTAACCAAGTACATCGTCACCGTCATCGGCCACTACCACAAGTACATAGTCCAGAACATCAAGAAGCTCAAGGAGCTTGGAATAGTCGAGGAAGCTAAAATGATACTACCCGGCCACGGTCTGGCCTGGTGCAAGAACCCGAAGAGGATATTCGAGTACTACGAGGCAGTTGGCGCTGGGGTTCCGGAAAAGGACAAGGTTCTCGTCATCTACGACTCTATGTATGGCTTCGTCGAGAGGAGGATGGAAATCGTCCTTGACGAGCTAAGGAAGCACGGAAAGAAACCTGTAGTTTATTGCTTCACGGACAAAGAAGCTCCTGCAGTGAGCGACATCCTCGGTGAGGTTCCGGACAGCGAAGCCATAGTAATCGGTGCCTCCACGTATGAGGCAGAGATACATCCGAGGATCCGCTACACCCTCTACGAGATAGTGGATAAGGCCAACTACGAGAAGCCCGCCCTCATCGTCGGAGCCTTCGGATGGGGCGGGGTGGCCGGAAGGAAGATCGAGACGCTCATAACGAGAAGCAAGTTCGACCACGTTGCGACCGTGGAGAGCAAGGGCTACCCGACCGAAGAGGACGAGAAGAAGCTTAGGGAAGCCGTTAGAAAGCTCGTCCAGTGGGGCTCCTGA
- a CDS encoding peroxiredoxin: MKVGEKAPDFLLKDQNGEDFRLSDFRGKKVLLSFHPLAWTSVCEKQMKALDENYERFEKLNVVPVGISVDSVPTKKAWAEHMGLKKLRILSDFWPHGKVAKLYGLFREEGGFSERANVLVDEEGKVVFFKVYPIGELPDLEEVFGFTKEG, from the coding sequence GTGAAAGTTGGTGAAAAAGCTCCGGATTTCCTCCTTAAGGATCAGAACGGTGAAGATTTTAGGCTCAGCGACTTCAGGGGTAAGAAAGTCCTCCTGTCCTTCCACCCTCTTGCCTGGACTTCCGTCTGCGAAAAGCAGATGAAGGCCCTTGACGAGAACTACGAGCGCTTTGAGAAACTGAACGTCGTTCCCGTCGGGATTAGCGTTGATTCAGTTCCCACAAAGAAGGCGTGGGCCGAGCACATGGGGCTGAAGAAGCTGAGAATTCTGAGCGACTTCTGGCCGCACGGTAAGGTTGCAAAGCTCTACGGTCTCTTCAGGGAAGAGGGCGGCTTCTCGGAGAGAGCCAATGTCCTGGTTGATGAAGAGGGGAAGGTGGTCTTCTTCAAGGTCTACCCAATAGGCGAGCTTCCGGATCTGGAGGAGGTTTTCGGGTTCACAAAGGAAGGGTGA
- a CDS encoding NitrOD5 domain-containing protein, translating to MNEGQNVIVKAVIYSVEKANPTLKSLLELHLKTTTGQGFELAYNDPQRFKDAVSKLFGEYSARLLEMLIISYFKEKAGLSEDVNSLEELVEYIKRIYR from the coding sequence ATGAATGAAGGCCAGAACGTTATTGTGAAGGCTGTGATTTACTCTGTGGAAAAGGCGAACCCGACGCTTAAGTCCCTGTTAGAGCTCCACCTCAAGACGACAACGGGGCAGGGGTTTGAACTGGCGTACAACGACCCCCAACGCTTCAAGGATGCCGTTTCAAAGCTCTTCGGCGAGTACAGCGCGAGGCTTCTTGAGATGCTCATCATAAGCTACTTTAAGGAGAAAGCTGGTCTGTCTGAGGATGTCAACAGCCTTGAGGAGCTCGTTGAGTACATCAAGAGGATTTACAGGTGA
- a CDS encoding ATPase domain-containing protein yields MAVKMGIKFFDENILKDGFPEGFTVLVAGEPGAGKTIFGSTFLYNGMEQFGEKAVYVSLAETKEDFYEEMKGLGMDFEKYEKEGLFKFIDLVTVTPETVEKEIELMMSEILTFQPRRIVIDSITAFAQLLGLKKTRAFLHTTLGRFIKAFGAVAFLIAEKPLGKEEIGFGVEEFVVDGVIVLKYSKLGEIVRRIMEIPKMRKRSVERAQYEYVITSKGIHFLEIPELVRGTGDVSIEKITTGIEKLDELLGGGVYRGSVTLLVGMTGTGKTTFGLHFAIANSLQGRKAIYFGFEEPIGQLIRAARGYGLPIDEALQNGLRLEGWIPEAKSPVYTFLKMKQLIEEFKPGVVVIDSLTALREHMDDTELAKMVRYFNLLIKEHNIAAYITLNADTNFETVPFTKASTFSDNIIGLRYAINDGVIERYLSVIKARGSGHSRKIHRYEITSQGVVIYE; encoded by the coding sequence ATGGCCGTGAAAATGGGCATCAAGTTCTTTGACGAGAACATCCTCAAGGACGGGTTCCCGGAGGGATTCACGGTTCTTGTGGCGGGAGAACCCGGTGCAGGGAAGACAATATTTGGCTCCACGTTCCTCTACAACGGCATGGAGCAGTTCGGGGAGAAAGCAGTCTATGTTTCTCTGGCCGAGACAAAGGAGGACTTCTACGAGGAGATGAAGGGCCTCGGAATGGACTTTGAGAAGTACGAGAAGGAGGGCCTGTTCAAGTTCATAGACCTCGTGACCGTGACTCCGGAGACAGTGGAGAAGGAAATAGAGCTCATGATGAGTGAAATCCTCACCTTCCAGCCCAGGAGGATAGTCATAGACTCGATAACGGCCTTTGCCCAGCTCCTTGGGCTGAAAAAGACGAGAGCATTTCTCCACACAACTCTTGGGAGATTCATAAAGGCTTTTGGCGCGGTGGCTTTCCTCATAGCTGAGAAACCCCTCGGAAAGGAAGAGATAGGCTTCGGTGTAGAGGAGTTCGTGGTAGATGGCGTAATCGTGCTGAAGTATTCGAAGCTCGGAGAAATCGTGAGAAGGATAATGGAAATACCCAAGATGAGGAAGCGCTCCGTCGAGAGGGCCCAGTACGAGTACGTGATAACCTCCAAAGGCATACACTTCCTTGAAATCCCTGAGCTTGTTAGAGGCACTGGCGATGTTTCAATCGAGAAGATAACGACGGGCATTGAAAAGCTCGACGAACTCCTTGGGGGTGGAGTTTACCGCGGCTCGGTAACCCTCCTCGTGGGAATGACGGGAACCGGAAAGACAACCTTCGGCCTGCACTTTGCGATAGCCAACTCCCTGCAGGGAAGGAAGGCAATTTACTTCGGCTTCGAGGAGCCGATAGGGCAGCTAATCAGGGCTGCGCGGGGATATGGGCTCCCCATTGATGAGGCACTACAAAATGGGCTGAGGCTTGAGGGATGGATTCCAGAGGCAAAGAGCCCCGTCTATACATTCCTGAAGATGAAGCAGCTGATAGAAGAGTTTAAGCCTGGGGTGGTGGTGATAGACAGCCTCACCGCACTGCGGGAGCACATGGATGACACAGAGCTCGCAAAGATGGTGCGCTATTTCAACTTGTTAATCAAGGAACACAACATCGCGGCATACATCACCCTAAACGCGGACACGAACTTTGAGACTGTGCCCTTCACGAAGGCCAGCACCTTCTCTGACAACATCATCGGGCTCCGCTATGCTATTAATGATGGGGTTATAGAGCGCTACCTCTCCGTGATAAAGGCGAGGGGCTCCGGCCACTCCAGAAAAATCCACCGGTATGAGATAACTTCCCAGGGGGTGGTGATATATGAATGA